ATTAATAAGAAGGACTTGACAAATATTAAAAAAGTTTATGCAAAGCTAGTGATATCTACTATTAATATATTCGTTATTAATTCTCTTAAACCTTCCAAGAAAAAAAAGTATATTATACCATAAAAACCTTTCCTCTTTAGGGAAAGGTTTTTTTGAATTCATATATATACTTAATTATAGCTAAAAGCGAACTCCACTTAGTTCTACGTCTTCTCTAACTTGTATCGTCATAACAGTGCCTTCAGGAAGTTGAATATCTCTTCCTCTGTAAAAATATCCTGCTACCAAGCCAATAGGATTGCTAACAATAATGGTACTTAAAAAGCTAACACCTACAGCTACTTCAGCAGAATGACTACCTTGATCTTCTTCTACCGATAGTGTAAGAGGAACCCCTTCACCATTAATTGATACAATATCATTAATTATCATAGCAATAGTAGCATCTCTACCAAAACCCCTTGCTTCTTTTACTTCTGTAAGCACAAGACTTCCGCTAGTTCCTGAGGGTATCATCAAATAATTATCTAATCTAACATTATTCTCTACAATAAAGTTAATCACATCTCCAGCTTTATTACTAGTTGTATTTATCTCATCCTTAAGTCTAATATTTACTTCATATCCTTGTTCTAAGATAATTTTTCCAAGATCAAGATTATCGACGGATATTAACAAAGAACTTAGATGTTCTATTCTATCAAGAAGCGCTCCCTCTTGAACAGATGCAAAAACTGCTTTCTCTAATCCTTCTATTCTTTCAATCAAAGGCCCTTGATTATAACTGTTAAATAATGTCCATTCCATTGTATTAATTATTAAAAACAAAGAAATATCCCTCTCAGTAGAATAAATATAATTTATTATTTCCTGAGCTCTATTAGCCAGTGATCCTTTATTTTTATGTCCAAATAAAACAGTCTCTAGACTCTCTATTTTCTCAATTATAGCCAAATTAGAACCTTGACCATATAATATGTTTTCCACTTCATCAAGGCCCTGCAATGGAATGATATCGGCATTTACAGGTATAATAAATATGGTTGTCATAGCAAAAATTAGAAAAAACAAAAACGATTTGTATAATAAGTATTTCATAAATTATCACCCCATTAAAAGCTTATTTCAAGTTTTGCTTTAATATTAGATTCTTTTTCTTCCTGTTCATCATAACCTAAGTCCATTATTGAGCCTTCTTTTAGTTGATATCCTAATGAAAAGTTAGATATTTCATTTATACTAAAATCAAGACCAAAATCCCAAATAGACTCTAATTGTTCTTCAATTAATTTAGGATTTAAGACCTTATAACTAGCCATAAATGTAGCAAGATCTTTATACCCAAACTCAATAGCATTTCTATGGGAACTTCTATCCCCAAAATCATGCTGATATATATATCTAACTCTACCTGTGTTATCTTTATACTCAATGGCAAACAAAGTACTATAATCTGTATCAAAGGATATTAAATCATTAATTTCAGCAGAAATAGTTAGCCTATCATTACCCTGGTATGCGATACCTAATCTACTACTTTCACTTTTCTCTTCTTTATATACTAATTCTTCTATATAAACTTCACTATTTTGATCATCATTCTCTAGCCTTATTTCTTTAATATCCCACCATTCTCTATTTTCAAATCCATATTCTGCACTAAGTAATGTTCTATTGTTCATCCAATATTTAAGGCTAATATTACTATCTTCCTCTAGACTATTGTTTTCTTCCTGTTTGTTAAAATCAGCTTCTAATGACACCCCAGGAAGTGGATTAATTGAAATTACTCGTTCTTCTCTTTCAACTTCAATCTCATATATATTATAATTATTTACCAAATGAGGTGAGTTTTTAAAGCTATTGTTTGTTGCATTTCTATCATAAAGACTTATTAATTGTGTTAGTCTATCCTCTGTGGTATAATCATATGTATCTATTTCTTCAGGTAGATGCAGATTAGAAGAAAGCAATCTATATTGACGAGTTTCATTAGCAGTAATTAACTCAGGGTTATCAAGTAAAATTTCTTCCGCAGTAACAAATAGAGAAAACGAAAAAAACATTAAGAAGGTCATAATAATCGTTGATAAAATTTTCTTCATTTTCCACACCCTCCTTAAATTTAGTCTATATATTTATATTCGCCAAAAACGATAATTTTCCTCTTTATTTTATTAAAATATATTTTAGCATTTTTAATTAATTTACTATATAAATAGCTATCAAATAAATATAATAATTAATTCTACTTTTATAATTAGAACTATAGAAATTAAAACCCTCCCGGAAAACACCGGGAGGGAGTTTATAACATCTGTAATAAGTGTTTTAATTGTTTAATTAAAATGCAACACTTACACCAGCAGTAATTTTGTCAGCCTTACCATCTAATTCGTCAACATCGTTTGTATTAAGTTCTAAACGCATAAATTCTGTATATGCCTCTACATCATCAGTAATATCATATGTTCCTCTAACCCATTGCTTAGTGAAAACACCAAAGCCTAATTCATCTCCATAGCTAATTACCTCATGATCACCATCAGTAACATCTTTTTCGATGCTAGCCCAATCATAACCAGCAGATAATGTAGCTCTAGCAGTAATTGCTTTAGATGCTTCAACACCTAATTCAATATTAGTTACATCTTCTTCTAACCAAGTTCTATATGCAGCATAAGGTTTAAGATCTACAGCTAAGAAGCTAATCGCTTCATCTCTATCAGCGTTATAACTTGCATATAATTCTACTTCATTATTTTCATCTTCACCTTCAGCACTAGTGTCAAGATTAATTTCTGCACCTGCAGCAAACGCGTTTGCCGCGAAATCTGCAAAATACTTATGAGTAGTCATATCGTTTTCTGTATTGAATTCATAATCGGCACCCATAGTGATATTTGTAATAGCGTCAAATCTTAACTCTAATTTCTTAATAAATTCTTCTTCTTTAAAACTAACGTCATCACAAGCAGCTTTATCTGCATATTCTTGTGTTGTATCTTCCCATTCTAGCATTCCAGTCAAAGCTAATGGACCGAAAGCTCTCTTAGTAGTTGCATTCCATGCAATACTTGTTGCCTCATCAATGTCATTATATGTTTTATAAGCAAAATCAGCAAAAGTAGTAAAACCTACTGGGCTAAATGCGTTATCTTCTTCAATTCCAGCCGTAAATTCTGTATGAGCATTATCATGCTCATCTGCATACTCTACATCAAAATCAGTATAGTTATAACTTTCAAAAGCAAATCCTAAGTCTAACCTATTGATTAATTGCATGTCTGCTGAAACGTCAAAACCTTTTTTCCAGCCAAAAGTTTCTGCATTAATAGGTGTAAACTCATGAGTAATATCAGCAAAATTGAAACTTGTATTTACTGGTCCTACAGCTCCGTCAACAGCAACTGTTAATAATCTTTCATCTGATTCAAGATTACTCATAGCAAATTCAGGAGTTATATCAAAACCAGCCATATTAAATACTCTTTTAAGACCGACTAGGTTATCACCTTCTGGATAATTGTATTCGTCATCTTCTACACCAAATAAGTTTCTGTAAGCATAATAAACATCGAATCCAAGCATCTCATTACTACTAGCAATTGCGAAGTCGTCTTCTGTTGCACTTATTATATAATCACCAACAGCAGACTCCACATAAACACCATCCCACTCGTGGCCATCATCATCAAATGGTCCATCATATAGATATGGTCTAAATCCTTCGTTTTGGCCTTCCTTAATAGTAGCTTTAAAGTCATTACCTTCAATAACACCTTCTAAGGAATCAAATTCGAATCCATCTGCATTGTCAAATGGTCCAAAACCATTAACTGAAGCAGTTAAATTAAGATCTGCATTCAAAATATCTGTTTCTACATTTACATTTATGTCTAATACATGTTGAAAAATATTATCTGCAACATTAAATCTGTCATCATCTTTATCGTCAGAATTAATGTTAAAAGGATTTTCCCACATATCAGTATCATAAACATAATTAACAAAGTCCACTTTCCACTCTCCGCTGAAAGAAACAGCTGGTTCTTCTACAGCTTCAAGAGCAGCAACTCTACTATCTAAGCTTTTGATTTCTTCAACCAAAACTTCAACTGCAATACCTTGAGATTTTAATTCAGTCTCAAACTCGATAGCTAAGTCTTCAATTGCAGCTAAAACATTAGCTATATCTTCTTCAGTTACCTCTGCCTCAGGAACTTCAGGCATATTTTCTGCTAATAAAGCTCTTACAATAGACTCAACTTGAACTGCTTGATTCTCGCTAAGACTTAAATCTGATCTAGAAATAGCAAAATCAATATTTTGACCAACTTCCGCTAATAATTCTGCACGTTCATCTTCAATATTTTCTAACAAACGAGCAAGCATTACAGAAATTTCATAACGAGTTAAATTATTTTGTCCTTGGAATGTTCCATCTGGATAACCTTGGATTAACCCAGCAGCTACCAATGTATTAACAGCTTCATAAGCCCAATGATTACTTGGTACGTCAGACATTGCACCAGCAAAAGTTGAAGCAGTTAATACTAATACAAGTACTAACGCAATAAAAATTTTCTTCATAATAATATTTCCCCCTTGATTGTTTTTATGGATTTTATTTTTTAAAATTTAGTTCTAAAGTCCATATTCAACCTCAGGGATTCTTGTATATGAGTTTCCTCGTTTCCTCATTTCAATCTTCCCATTTTTAGTTGTCAATGAACTATATATAGAACCCTATCATTTTTTATAGCCTCGTGGTCTGGGGAACCCTCCTTCCTTCCACCTATTAGCACAAAATGATAAGACTTTTGACTATAGTTATGTATCAAATAAATAAGTACATATATTTTCCAAGTCTAGCTTATTTTATATATTCTACAGATAATTTAAAAGTCCTGCAAGTTTTTTATATTTTTTGAATAAAATATAAAAATTTCTTGTTTTATTTCTTTTTTCCTAATATATATATTGCTTTTTCGGAAAACTAAAAATATTAAGTATATTTTTACTCTTCTGATTACAGCAAGACAGCTCTTAACAAAGACAGCAAGTATAACATTACTCTTCCAAAAACCTTTCCGCAAGTATAATAGCAACATAGTCATCAACTGACCTGGATGGTTTCCATTTAATAAAATTAAAAAAACGGCACCACCCTCTGTAATTCTCTTCCCTGTATCTGCGCTCCGCCTCAATAGTTGTGTAGGCTTCATCAATTAAACGAAAAGGGCAATCCATGTGAGAATTTACTTCCTGACTAATCTTACGAGAATAAGTTCCGTTTCCTAAAATAACTATATCAATATTATGTTTATTATTTAAATCTTTTAAATATGACGAAATTAATTCAGTCTTTATAATATTTTTGTACAATACATCCTTTTTTTGATTTATAATTGCTAGTCCACACTTATCTCTTCCTGGATCTATAGCCAAAACTAGGTTTTCTTCTAAAGATTTGCTCTTTTCATTATCTTTACTTTTTTTTAGCTCTCGATTTTTCTTCGGATTATTAAGTTCATTCTCATTCATGAATTTCACCAACTTTTTCAACCTCAAAGCTTATTTTTTGAGCAAACTCACGATTCCAGCCATCTTCACGCCAAATAGCTTCATTGGCTATTACTCTTACTTCAACATCTCCGTCCATTGCCTGTATATCTGTCATGATCTGGTAAAACATAATGAACTCTATAGTATCAATAAAACCATCCTCATTTGTTAATATTCCATTTCTTACAGCAATTTTATTAACCTCATCTAACAGTGTTCTTAACTCTAGTTCCAGTTCTAAAGGTGTACTATTAGCATCTACAACTCCTTTAGTTATCATCTGATTTTCTTCAAAAACTATATAGCTCTCATTTAAATGTAATTTAGCATAAACAGGGTTATTTTCTGAAACATAAACATCTGAAGTCATACTAACAATAAACCTTTCTCTATCAGATTGAACAATATTAGCAACCAATGCCATTATATCTTCACTAGGATTTCTTAGATTAATAGCTAATTCAGCTTCTTGATCTAATACAAGAACTGGTTGCTTTAATACCTCTTTATTTGCCTTCATAATAAAATCATGAACACTATCTCTAACCTCTTGAATACTTCCATTTTTAATTACATCAAGGTATATGATTTCTCCCTTATGATAAACTAAGTCTTTTAAATAAGAATTCAAAGCTATATTACTCAAATTTCTGGTAAGTAGATTTAATTGTTCAATTTCTTCTTCCAACTCTTTTCGTTCATAACTAAGGTTATTTACAAGCTGATTTAATTCAGTCAACTGAGCTTCCAAATGATCTTTAGTGGTCTGAAGTTCATCAATATTTGCTTGGGCTGTTTGTAGTTCATTATTCAATTTGCCTAATTCAAATTCTAGCTCATCTTTTTGTCCTTCTAAAATGTCATTCTCATTGGCTAAGTCATCCTTTATTTCTTGTAAAAAATCTAATTCTAATTCTCTTGCTGCTATATTATCATGCATTAGAGTTAGCTCATCATCCTTTAGTAATAATTGTTGATTTACATCATCCAATTCTGTTCTTAAGTTATTTAACGTAGATAATACTTCCTGAATATTAAAAATTGCCTGTCTCACACCATTATTAGTAGCTAATATAGTTGTAATAGTAAGTGATGCAATTAATACTCCTGTCAAAACAGTAATTAATATGGAAGTATGTTTTGGGCGCAGACCAAACACTGATATCCTTTTTTTACCCACTTTCATTCCTATTTGATCACCTAGATAAGCTATGATACCACTAATAACAACAACAATTAATATTAATAAAACACCATACATAAATCTGCACCCCCCTTATATATAAAAGTATATCACATTTATAATACTATTTGTAGTAATTGACTCTTTCACTTTGCCACCCTATATAATAAAACAAAACCAACTATCATAAAAACAAAATTCTGTACCCAGGCACCTAAGAAGGGTGAAATTGTTCCCTGTTCACCTAAAGCACTACCTATAGTCATAATTGTATAATAAACAAAAATAACTGCAAGACTAATACCCATACCAGTTGCAGATCCACCTGATCGTTGTGGTTGTATTCCTAAAACAGCTGCCAGCAAAGCAAAAATCACATTCGCAAAAGGAATCGATATTCGATGATAAAGTTCTATTAACTCCTTATTAACACTTTTCCCTTGCTGCCTTTCAAGTTCAATACGCTCTCTTAGTTCACTATAATTCATATCTGATATGCTTTTAGCTAATTGAGATATCTGAGCTGGACGAAAATCTAACGGAGCTTGTGTATATTCAGCAAACGTTATTGCCGGTATTCTTTCACCTACAGTTAGGTATATTATGCGTCCATCAATAAACTGCCAGCCTCCATCTTCTCTCCAAATAGCTTTTTCTGCCTCTATCAGTTGTATAGGTCTACCATCCTCATAATCTTGAAATATAACATCTAGCATCTCACCAGTATCCCCATCAAAACGTCTTGTATAAAGAAAGAAATCTGGCCTACCTCGACTATCTGTATTGGGTAACAATAAATTAGATTGAGTATTTGGTCTCCTCTGCCCATGTCGAAATTCCCAGACAATTTCTTCACTTATATTATTAGCCCTTGGTACAAGATATTCATGAACACCTATAGTTATGAAAGTCATTATTAAGCCTGTTATAATTGCAGGGGCCACTATTTTATAAATACTAATACCACCAGCCCTTAAAGCTGTAATTTCACTATCACCAGAAAGTCTACCAAAAGCCATAATAGTACCTAATAAAGTGGCCATTGGTAAAGTGAAGATTACAATTGCAGGAAGGTTTAGAAAAAACAATTGTAATAACGTTAAAATATTAACACCATAGGAAGTATAATAATCAATAAGTTTAAACAACAAATCAGTTCCAACAAAGATTCCTGTAAAAGCAGCAGCTCCAAATATCACAGGAATTAAAAGTTCTTTAAATATATATTTATATATAATCTTCATTTACTAGCACCTTCCTATAGAAAAAATCTTACTACATCGAAAATCTTTCCCCAAGATAGAACTTCCTTGCCATTTTATCATTAGCAACCTCATCAGAACTACCGCTCAATAGAATTTTACCTTCATGCATAATATAAGCTCTATCAGTTATAGTAAGCGTTTCTCTTACACTATGATCTGTTATCAAAACTCCTAAGCCTCTTTCTTCTTTTAAATAATTAATTATATTCTGGATATCATTAACTGCTATGGGATCCACTCCAGCAAATGGTTCATCAAGAAGAATAAAAGAAGGTTCTGTTGTTAGAGAACGGGCGATTTCTACCCTACGTCTTTCACCACCCGATAGCTGAAAGCCTTTACGATCTCTTAAGTGTGATATGTGAAATTCCTCCAACAAAGACTCCAATTTCTCTTTACATTCATCTTTGCTTAGTTTCTGAGCCTGTAAAATAGACAAAATATTATCAGCAACAGTCATTTTTCGAAAAACTGAAGGTTCCTGAGATAAATATCCAACTCCTTTTCGCGCCCTCTGAAAAACTGCCAAATCCGTAATATTTTCATCATCTAAAAAAATTTCCCCTTGTGCAGGTTTTACTAAACCAACAACCATATAAAAAGTTGTGGTTTTCCCAGCTCCATTAGGTCCTAATAAGCCAACTACTTCTCCCCGTTCTACACTCAAATCTACTTCATCAACTACACGCTGTTTATTATAAATCTTCACTAAATTTTTAGCTACTATAGTCATCTAGATTTCACCCTATTCCCGAAAAGAAATTTGTGGATTTGTTGATATACTCCATGTTCCATCTGCTAAATTAATTTCCAGCAATCCACCAGACAAGTCCCAATAACCCTGTTCAAATAATACAGTCCCTTCAACATTACCCTTTAAGTAAACTTTCTCTTCAATTTCATTATATATCAGCTTATCTGCCTTTGCCTCTATTTCATTATGAATAAGTGATACCTCTCCAGAAAAATTAAGTATACCGTCTTCTTCTTGGTAAGTGACAAGATATGATTCTATCTTCAAATCATCAGATTTAAACAAAATATTAGAACTAGCCTCAAAATTTCTCTTGCTTAAGTTACCATTTACTTTTCCAGCAAATAAATCAAAATCATTACTTTTAAAGAAAACTTCATTTTCTGCTAAAAAATCTTCTGTATCTAAATTATATTGCAGCAGATTAGCTTCAAGACGTATATCGTTTGCTTTAGATATCAGTACAGCATTTTCTTCACCAAGGAATACATTAAAACCATCCATAATACTATAAGAAATAATATTAGCTCTCAATACACCTTCCTCTGTTTCTGCTAAAACATTAAACGAAGTATTAAAAGCCAAAATAATAAATAATAAAATAAAAAAATATATAAGTGCTCTATTATTCCAATTTTCAATATTTTTCTTAAACGGTTTAATTAGAATCACTCCCTTCTACCATGTCAAATATACTTGCTCTTCCTCATTGCCACTAATAGTTATATTATTCAAAGCTAAGTCTGCTTCTATTTTTTCACCAGTCAAAAGGAAGTCTGTAGATTGTATACTTACTCCACCTTTTGCATAGAAAAGATTTTCCCCATCTTGCATTGATATATAAGAAGTTTCAAATACAAGATCATCTCTTGCAATTTTAATAGGGCCATATAATTCAAGTCTTCCTTCATTTATGTCATATCTAGAATCATAGGCAATAAGATCATAAATCTTTCTTGCACTATCAACTTTACTAGCTAAAATAAAATCATAACTTTTATTTATATCATTTTCAATTAAATCTAATACAGAAATTTCAATGTCCATTAATTCTAAGAAACTTTCCTTAGTATAATTTTTTAGCTCAGCTGATTCTATATACCAGGCTATTGAAGCATCTTCATTGAAAAATAATAACTCTACGTCTTTAAAAAGATTATCAGGTATCATATAATCTATATCATTTTCTATATGAGATTCTTCAAGATAAGTTTGATTATCATAAAAAAATAAGCTTGAAAAAATGCCTACTATTACAATAATAAGTCCAAAGCTTAATAATAATGTTTTTTTATCTCTCAAATTTATCAACCTCAATTATTTATTGCCTTTGCCAAAATCAACTCTGCAGTTCTCTTAACTGCTCCTCCTGAACCAAGCTTTTCTTTAACATATTTCAATTCATCTCTTATGTGTTTTAGTTTATAAGGTTTATTTAGTAATGACATTGCATTAGCATAAATTTGATCAGTATTAACAGAGTCTTGAATAAGCTCAGGTACTATCTTTCTATCTGCAATGATATTAGGTAAAGAAATATACTGCAATTTAACTAATCTTTTGGCTAAAAAGTAGGTAGCTGGATTTATGCGATAAACGGTTATCATAGGTGTACCTATAATAGCCGCTTCTAAAGTTGCAGTTCCTGAAGCTGTAATAGCTAAATCAGCAACTTTCATTAGCTGATAAGTTTTATCTGTTACCAACTTAATATAAAGCCGATGCTTAGCAGCCATTTTTGCTACCCGCTCTTTACTTATGCCCCTTGCCAATGGCAAAACAAATTGACATTCTTTTCTTTCACCTTGTATTCTTTCAGCAGTTTCCAACATAATCGGCAATAAACTCTCAATCTCTTGATTTCTACTACCAGGCATTAAAGCTATTACTGTCCTCAAAGGATCCAGTTCAAGGTCTTTGTAGATATCTTCTTTACTTTCCTGAATATCTACTATATCAAGTAAAGGATGACCAACAAAGACTACATTGGCTCCCGCCTCCCTATAGACCTTTTCTTCCATAGGAAAAACCGACGCAATTGTAGCACGATATTTAGCCATACGTTTAGCCCGCCACTTACCCCAAATCCAGGCCGATGGACTAAAATAGTTTATAACCGGGATCTTCCTTTTATAGGCGGCTTTAGCTAATAACATGTTAAATCCCGAATTATCAACCAAAAAAACAATATCCGGTTTTTCTTTATCAAGAGATTTTTTCATTTTCTTAAGGTTTTTAAGATGATTTTGTATGTTTTTTAAAGGTTCAAAAAAACCAATAGAACTTATATCCATAGGATCAAGAAGGATTCTAACACCAGCCTCTTGTAAAAAATCAGAGCCCATTCCATAAAAATCAAGATCTGATTTAATTTTATTTATTTCCTTGATAACACGTGCAGCATGCATATCTCCAGAAACTTCTCCAGCTGCAACCATTATTTTTGTCAATGAGTCCACCTCAATCCTAGGTTACTATACTAAACTATTATATTATTTTCAAAACTTCTTTATTACAAATCTTCTGACCGCAAAGCGCAAACAATAATATTATGTTCTTCGGCCTTTTTTATAAAATTTTTCTTATCAATAATAAAAGTTGAGTCAGCCTCTAGTACGAGAGCTTTAGCATTAGCATCTATTAAATTTTCTAAAGTAAGAAAACCAACAGTAGGAATGTCAAAACGAGAATCTTGTTGAGGCTCACTAGCTTTTGCCATTACAATACCTGATCCAACATATTTGGCAGCTCTTTGAATAGTCTTATCTGTACCTTCTATACCCTCAACAGCTATTACGTCTCTACCTTTTACGATTACAGTTTGTCCAATCTCAAGTCTAGCTAAGTCACAAGCGATCTTTAAAGCGTATTTTAGATCTTGCAAGAGCTCCGAAGCAAGTTCTCCACCACTAGTTAAGATTCCTTCTGTAGCCAATAAATCATTTAAATATATACTTTGTTCCAATAACTCTATACCTTCTTTTTCAAATTCATTCATTATTGCAATAGTAATTGCATCTGAACTATGCTTGTCTAATCTAGCTATCAACATTTTAAACCTATCGTCAATTTGCAAGCCTTGATACAAAAGGGATTTTTCTACTTTTCCTATCATAACTACCTGTTCAACTTGATCTTTAAGTAATGTTTTTATTAACTTGTCTAATTGACCAACACTTACTTTTTTTACTTGATCAACATAAGCATCTAAGGATTGGTCTGCAGCCTCTATTAGTTGATATGCTATAACTTTAACACCCTTCTCTTGTGCAGCTTTAGCCCAAACAATTGGCAAATTTCCTTTCCCAGCAATCAGGCCTATATGTGACAATCAATTCACCTACTTTAATTATGCTTATAATAATATTTTCTACCAAAATAATTAGCCTAATCTAAGAATATATCGTTTAAAAAAATATAAGATTAATGTATTATCGACAAATCCCTCTTTGTGCATTTCTTAAAAAGCGTAAGAAGTGTTCTATTTCTTCACTAGCATCTAATTCCTGATCCATTCTCTCAATAGATTGAGAAATATTTAAATTAGACCTATATAGCATTTTATATGCCCTTTTTATTTCATGTCTTAATTCAGGTTTAACACCATTTCTCCTTAAACCAACTACATTGATACCATTAACTCTAGCAGGATGGCCATCTACAAGAACATATGGTGGTACGTCTTTTACAACTTTTGAATGAGCACCTACCATTGCCATTTTACCAAT
The Halanaerobiaceae bacterium ANBcell28 genome window above contains:
- a CDS encoding DUF3084 domain-containing protein, encoding MYGVLLILIVVVISGIIAYLGDQIGMKVGKKRISVFGLRPKHTSILITVLTGVLIASLTITTILATNNGVRQAIFNIQEVLSTLNNLRTELDDVNQQLLLKDDELTLMHDNIAARELELDFLQEIKDDLANENDILEGQKDELEFELGKLNNELQTAQANIDELQTTKDHLEAQLTELNQLVNNLSYERKELEEEIEQLNLLTRNLSNIALNSYLKDLVYHKGEIIYLDVIKNGSIQEVRDSVHDFIMKANKEVLKQPVLVLDQEAELAINLRNPSEDIMALVANIVQSDRERFIVSMTSDVYVSENNPVYAKLHLNESYIVFEENQMITKGVVDANSTPLELELELRTLLDEVNKIAVRNGILTNEDGFIDTIEFIMFYQIMTDIQAMDGDVEVRVIANEAIWREDGWNREFAQKISFEVEKVGEIHE
- the lptB gene encoding LPS export ABC transporter ATP-binding protein, with the protein product MTIVAKNLVKIYNKQRVVDEVDLSVERGEVVGLLGPNGAGKTTTFYMVVGLVKPAQGEIFLDDENITDLAVFQRARKGVGYLSQEPSVFRKMTVADNILSILQAQKLSKDECKEKLESLLEEFHISHLRDRKGFQLSGGERRRVEIARSLTTEPSFILLDEPFAGVDPIAVNDIQNIINYLKEERGLGVLITDHSVRETLTITDRAYIMHEGKILLSGSSDEVANDKMARKFYLGERFSM
- the lptC gene encoding LPS export ABC transporter periplasmic protein LptC; translated protein: MRDKKTLLLSFGLIIVIVGIFSSLFFYDNQTYLEESHIENDIDYMIPDNLFKDVELLFFNEDASIAWYIESAELKNYTKESFLELMDIEISVLDLIENDINKSYDFILASKVDSARKIYDLIAYDSRYDINEGRLELYGPIKIARDDLVFETSYISMQDGENLFYAKGGVSIQSTDFLLTGEKIEADLALNNITISGNEEEQVYLTW
- a CDS encoding LptA/OstA family protein is translated as MILIKPFKKNIENWNNRALIYFFILLFIILAFNTSFNVLAETEEGVLRANIISYSIMDGFNVFLGEENAVLISKANDIRLEANLLQYNLDTEDFLAENEVFFKSNDFDLFAGKVNGNLSKRNFEASSNILFKSDDLKIESYLVTYQEEDGILNFSGEVSLIHNEIEAKADKLIYNEIEEKVYLKGNVEGTVLFEQGYWDLSGGLLEINLADGTWSISTNPQISFRE
- a CDS encoding pre-16S rRNA-processing nuclease YqgF, which encodes MNENELNNPKKNRELKKSKDNEKSKSLEENLVLAIDPGRDKCGLAIINQKKDVLYKNIIKTELISSYLKDLNNKHNIDIVILGNGTYSRKISQEVNSHMDCPFRLIDEAYTTIEAERRYREENYRGWCRFFNFIKWKPSRSVDDYVAIILAERFLEE
- a CDS encoding S-layer homology domain-containing protein produces the protein MKKIFIALVLVLVLTASTFAGAMSDVPSNHWAYEAVNTLVAAGLIQGYPDGTFQGQNNLTRYEISVMLARLLENIEDERAELLAEVGQNIDFAISRSDLSLSENQAVQVESIVRALLAENMPEVPEAEVTEEDIANVLAAIEDLAIEFETELKSQGIAVEVLVEEIKSLDSRVAALEAVEEPAVSFSGEWKVDFVNYVYDTDMWENPFNINSDDKDDDRFNVADNIFQHVLDINVNVETDILNADLNLTASVNGFGPFDNADGFEFDSLEGVIEGNDFKATIKEGQNEGFRPYLYDGPFDDDGHEWDGVYVESAVGDYIISATEDDFAIASSNEMLGFDVYYAYRNLFGVEDDEYNYPEGDNLVGLKRVFNMAGFDITPEFAMSNLESDERLLTVAVDGAVGPVNTSFNFADITHEFTPINAETFGWKKGFDVSADMQLINRLDLGFAFESYNYTDFDVEYADEHDNAHTEFTAGIEEDNAFSPVGFTTFADFAYKTYNDIDEATSIAWNATTKRAFGPLALTGMLEWEDTTQEYADKAACDDVSFKEEEFIKKLELRFDAITNITMGADYEFNTENDMTTHKYFADFAANAFAAGAEINLDTSAEGEDENNEVELYASYNADRDEAISFLAVDLKPYAAYRTWLEEDVTNIELGVEASKAITARATLSAGYDWASIEKDVTDGDHEVISYGDELGFGVFTKQWVRGTYDITDDVEAYTEFMRLELNTNDVDELDGKADKITAGVSVAF
- the lpxB gene encoding lipid-A-disaccharide synthase, producing the protein MTKIMVAAGEVSGDMHAARVIKEINKIKSDLDFYGMGSDFLQEAGVRILLDPMDISSIGFFEPLKNIQNHLKNLKKMKKSLDKEKPDIVFLVDNSGFNMLLAKAAYKRKIPVINYFSPSAWIWGKWRAKRMAKYRATIASVFPMEEKVYREAGANVVFVGHPLLDIVDIQESKEDIYKDLELDPLRTVIALMPGSRNQEIESLLPIMLETAERIQGERKECQFVLPLARGISKERVAKMAAKHRLYIKLVTDKTYQLMKVADLAITASGTATLEAAIIGTPMITVYRINPATYFLAKRLVKLQYISLPNIIADRKIVPELIQDSVNTDQIYANAMSLLNKPYKLKHIRDELKYVKEKLGSGGAVKRTAELILAKAINN
- a CDS encoding LptF/LptG family permease, which encodes MKIIYKYIFKELLIPVIFGAAAFTGIFVGTDLLFKLIDYYTSYGVNILTLLQLFFLNLPAIVIFTLPMATLLGTIMAFGRLSGDSEITALRAGGISIYKIVAPAIITGLIMTFITIGVHEYLVPRANNISEEIVWEFRHGQRRPNTQSNLLLPNTDSRGRPDFFLYTRRFDGDTGEMLDVIFQDYEDGRPIQLIEAEKAIWREDGGWQFIDGRIIYLTVGERIPAITFAEYTQAPLDFRPAQISQLAKSISDMNYSELRERIELERQQGKSVNKELIELYHRISIPFANVIFALLAAVLGIQPQRSGGSATGMGISLAVIFVYYTIMTIGSALGEQGTISPFLGAWVQNFVFMIVGFVLLYRVAK